From the genome of Biomphalaria glabrata chromosome 1, xgBioGlab47.1, whole genome shotgun sequence, one region includes:
- the LOC106075132 gene encoding uncharacterized protein LOC106075132 isoform X4 has protein sequence MSISNSPGQLPALSHDSNSPGQLPATYVDNFHSKEEISRMPYRCLGNTGLVVSALSFGASSLGSVFRSTIEDESVEIVKKAIRSGINYVDTAPWYGQRKSETILGKALKDIPRSSYYIATKVGRYEKDVTKMFDFSTDKTFWSVNQSLNLLGLEYIDVIQIHDIEFAPSLDIILQETLPALQKLKEEGKVKYIGITGYPLEPIKSVIEQSSIKIDVVLSYCRATMNDNILKEWLPYFQSRQVGVVNASPIGMGLLSSRGPPEWHPAPEKIKQTCTLAAAYCQERGVDISRLGLRFSLDQVDIPTTLVSTASLENLSKNLESVYTPLSDLETKVTQEVMER, from the exons TAACAGCCCTGGTCAACTTCCAGCACTTTCTCATGACAGTAACAGCCCTGGTCAACTTCCAGCCACCTATGTAGACAATTTTCACAGCAAGGAGGAGATAAGTCGTATGCCATACAGATGTCTTGGAAACACAGGCTTAGTTGTCTCAGCATTGAGCTTTG GTGCTAGTTCTCTGGGCAGTGTTTTCAGGTCAACCATTGAGGATGAATCAGTGGAGATTGTAAAGAAAGCCATCCGCTCAGGGATTAACTATGTGGACACGGCTCCTTGGTATGGCCAGAGGAAATCAGAAACTATATTAGGGAAA GCTCTGAAAGACATCCCACGTTCCAGCTATTACATTGCTACTAAAGTTGGACGCTATGAGAAAGATGTCACCAAAATGTTTGATTTTTCTACAGACAAAACTTTCTGGAGCGTCAACCAAAGTTTAAACTTATTAGGTCTGGAATATATTGATGTTATACAG ATCCATGATATTGAGTTTGCCCCAAGTCTTGACATCATTCTCCAAGAAACACTTCCAGCCTTGCAGAAACTCAAAGAAGAAGGAAAAGTAAAGTACATTGGCATCACTGGGTATCCACTGGAACCAATCAA aagtGTAATTGAACAATCCTCTATCAAAATTGATGTTGTATTAAGTTACTGCCGTGCTACTATGAATGACAACATTTTAAAGGAATGGCTTCCATATTTTCAg AGTCGACAAGTTGGTGTTGTCAATGCTTCACCTATTGGCATGGGTCTTTTGTCTAGTAGAGGACCACCTGAATGGCATCCTGCACCAGAGAAAATTAAACAAACATGCACTTTAGCAGCAGCTTATTGTCAG GAAAGGGGAGTTGATATATCAAGACTAGGACTTAGGTTTAGTTTAGATCAAGTAGATATTCCTACAACTCTAGTTAGCACTGCCAG ccttgaaaACCTGAGCAAAAATCTTGAATCAGTGTACACACCTTTATCTGATCTAGAAACAAAAGTCACACAGGAAGTTATGGAGAGGTAA
- the LOC106075132 gene encoding uncharacterized protein LOC106075132 isoform X3, whose translation MSISPGQLPATYVDNFHSKEEISRMPYRCLGNTGLVVSALSFGASSLGSVFRSTIEDESVEIVKKAIRSGINYVDTAPWYGQRKSETILGKALKDIPRSSYYIATKVGRYEKDVTKMFDFSTDKTFWSVNQSLNLLGLEYIDVIQIHDIEFAPSLDIILQETLPALQKLKEEGKVKYIGITGYPLEPIKSVIEQSSIKIDVVLSYCRATMNDNILKEWLPYFQSRQVGVVNASPIGMGLLSSRGPPEWHPAPEKIKQTCTLAAAYCQERGVDISRLGLRFSLDQVDIPTTLVSTASLENLSKNLESVYTPLSDLETKVTQEVMERFFQPLNNAHWEGIELSKYQAQLSQN comes from the exons CCCTGGTCAACTTCCAGCCACCTATGTAGACAATTTTCACAGCAAGGAGGAGATAAGTCGTATGCCATACAGATGTCTTGGAAACACAGGCTTAGTTGTCTCAGCATTGAGCTTTG GTGCTAGTTCTCTGGGCAGTGTTTTCAGGTCAACCATTGAGGATGAATCAGTGGAGATTGTAAAGAAAGCCATCCGCTCAGGGATTAACTATGTGGACACGGCTCCTTGGTATGGCCAGAGGAAATCAGAAACTATATTAGGGAAA GCTCTGAAAGACATCCCACGTTCCAGCTATTACATTGCTACTAAAGTTGGACGCTATGAGAAAGATGTCACCAAAATGTTTGATTTTTCTACAGACAAAACTTTCTGGAGCGTCAACCAAAGTTTAAACTTATTAGGTCTGGAATATATTGATGTTATACAG ATCCATGATATTGAGTTTGCCCCAAGTCTTGACATCATTCTCCAAGAAACACTTCCAGCCTTGCAGAAACTCAAAGAAGAAGGAAAAGTAAAGTACATTGGCATCACTGGGTATCCACTGGAACCAATCAA aagtGTAATTGAACAATCCTCTATCAAAATTGATGTTGTATTAAGTTACTGCCGTGCTACTATGAATGACAACATTTTAAAGGAATGGCTTCCATATTTTCAg AGTCGACAAGTTGGTGTTGTCAATGCTTCACCTATTGGCATGGGTCTTTTGTCTAGTAGAGGACCACCTGAATGGCATCCTGCACCAGAGAAAATTAAACAAACATGCACTTTAGCAGCAGCTTATTGTCAG GAAAGGGGAGTTGATATATCAAGACTAGGACTTAGGTTTAGTTTAGATCAAGTAGATATTCCTACAACTCTAGTTAGCACTGCCAG ccttgaaaACCTGAGCAAAAATCTTGAATCAGTGTACACACCTTTATCTGATCTAGAAACAAAAGTCACACAGGAAGTTATGGAGAG ATTTTTCCAGCCACTCAACAATGCACATTGGGAAGGTATTGAGCTGTCCAAATATCAAGCTCAACTCTCACAAAACTAA
- the LOC106075132 gene encoding uncharacterized protein LOC106075132 isoform X2 has product MSISNSPGQLPATYVDNFHSKEEISRMPYRCLGNTGLVVSALSFGASSLGSVFRSTIEDESVEIVKKAIRSGINYVDTAPWYGQRKSETILGKALKDIPRSSYYIATKVGRYEKDVTKMFDFSTDKTFWSVNQSLNLLGLEYIDVIQIHDIEFAPSLDIILQETLPALQKLKEEGKVKYIGITGYPLEPIKSVIEQSSIKIDVVLSYCRATMNDNILKEWLPYFQSRQVGVVNASPIGMGLLSSRGPPEWHPAPEKIKQTCTLAAAYCQERGVDISRLGLRFSLDQVDIPTTLVSTASLENLSKNLESVYTPLSDLETKVTQEVMERFFQPLNNAHWEGIELSKYQAQLSQN; this is encoded by the exons TAACAGCCCTGGTCAACTTCCAGCCACCTATGTAGACAATTTTCACAGCAAGGAGGAGATAAGTCGTATGCCATACAGATGTCTTGGAAACACAGGCTTAGTTGTCTCAGCATTGAGCTTTG GTGCTAGTTCTCTGGGCAGTGTTTTCAGGTCAACCATTGAGGATGAATCAGTGGAGATTGTAAAGAAAGCCATCCGCTCAGGGATTAACTATGTGGACACGGCTCCTTGGTATGGCCAGAGGAAATCAGAAACTATATTAGGGAAA GCTCTGAAAGACATCCCACGTTCCAGCTATTACATTGCTACTAAAGTTGGACGCTATGAGAAAGATGTCACCAAAATGTTTGATTTTTCTACAGACAAAACTTTCTGGAGCGTCAACCAAAGTTTAAACTTATTAGGTCTGGAATATATTGATGTTATACAG ATCCATGATATTGAGTTTGCCCCAAGTCTTGACATCATTCTCCAAGAAACACTTCCAGCCTTGCAGAAACTCAAAGAAGAAGGAAAAGTAAAGTACATTGGCATCACTGGGTATCCACTGGAACCAATCAA aagtGTAATTGAACAATCCTCTATCAAAATTGATGTTGTATTAAGTTACTGCCGTGCTACTATGAATGACAACATTTTAAAGGAATGGCTTCCATATTTTCAg AGTCGACAAGTTGGTGTTGTCAATGCTTCACCTATTGGCATGGGTCTTTTGTCTAGTAGAGGACCACCTGAATGGCATCCTGCACCAGAGAAAATTAAACAAACATGCACTTTAGCAGCAGCTTATTGTCAG GAAAGGGGAGTTGATATATCAAGACTAGGACTTAGGTTTAGTTTAGATCAAGTAGATATTCCTACAACTCTAGTTAGCACTGCCAG ccttgaaaACCTGAGCAAAAATCTTGAATCAGTGTACACACCTTTATCTGATCTAGAAACAAAAGTCACACAGGAAGTTATGGAGAG ATTTTTCCAGCCACTCAACAATGCACATTGGGAAGGTATTGAGCTGTCCAAATATCAAGCTCAACTCTCACAAAACTAA
- the LOC106075132 gene encoding uncharacterized protein LOC106075132 isoform X1: MSISNSPGQLPALSHDSNSPGQLPATYVDNFHSKEEISRMPYRCLGNTGLVVSALSFGASSLGSVFRSTIEDESVEIVKKAIRSGINYVDTAPWYGQRKSETILGKALKDIPRSSYYIATKVGRYEKDVTKMFDFSTDKTFWSVNQSLNLLGLEYIDVIQIHDIEFAPSLDIILQETLPALQKLKEEGKVKYIGITGYPLEPIKSVIEQSSIKIDVVLSYCRATMNDNILKEWLPYFQSRQVGVVNASPIGMGLLSSRGPPEWHPAPEKIKQTCTLAAAYCQERGVDISRLGLRFSLDQVDIPTTLVSTASLENLSKNLESVYTPLSDLETKVTQEVMERFFQPLNNAHWEGIELSKYQAQLSQN, from the exons TAACAGCCCTGGTCAACTTCCAGCACTTTCTCATGACAGTAACAGCCCTGGTCAACTTCCAGCCACCTATGTAGACAATTTTCACAGCAAGGAGGAGATAAGTCGTATGCCATACAGATGTCTTGGAAACACAGGCTTAGTTGTCTCAGCATTGAGCTTTG GTGCTAGTTCTCTGGGCAGTGTTTTCAGGTCAACCATTGAGGATGAATCAGTGGAGATTGTAAAGAAAGCCATCCGCTCAGGGATTAACTATGTGGACACGGCTCCTTGGTATGGCCAGAGGAAATCAGAAACTATATTAGGGAAA GCTCTGAAAGACATCCCACGTTCCAGCTATTACATTGCTACTAAAGTTGGACGCTATGAGAAAGATGTCACCAAAATGTTTGATTTTTCTACAGACAAAACTTTCTGGAGCGTCAACCAAAGTTTAAACTTATTAGGTCTGGAATATATTGATGTTATACAG ATCCATGATATTGAGTTTGCCCCAAGTCTTGACATCATTCTCCAAGAAACACTTCCAGCCTTGCAGAAACTCAAAGAAGAAGGAAAAGTAAAGTACATTGGCATCACTGGGTATCCACTGGAACCAATCAA aagtGTAATTGAACAATCCTCTATCAAAATTGATGTTGTATTAAGTTACTGCCGTGCTACTATGAATGACAACATTTTAAAGGAATGGCTTCCATATTTTCAg AGTCGACAAGTTGGTGTTGTCAATGCTTCACCTATTGGCATGGGTCTTTTGTCTAGTAGAGGACCACCTGAATGGCATCCTGCACCAGAGAAAATTAAACAAACATGCACTTTAGCAGCAGCTTATTGTCAG GAAAGGGGAGTTGATATATCAAGACTAGGACTTAGGTTTAGTTTAGATCAAGTAGATATTCCTACAACTCTAGTTAGCACTGCCAG ccttgaaaACCTGAGCAAAAATCTTGAATCAGTGTACACACCTTTATCTGATCTAGAAACAAAAGTCACACAGGAAGTTATGGAGAG ATTTTTCCAGCCACTCAACAATGCACATTGGGAAGGTATTGAGCTGTCCAAATATCAAGCTCAACTCTCACAAAACTAA